The sequence below is a genomic window from Paracoccus sp. MA.
GCTTTGGGCGCCCGCGCCCCCGCCCGGCACGCCTTCGGTGCCCTGACCATCACCGAGAATGCCGGCCTGGCACTGGCCTCGCTGGCGCTGCGCCGGGATGCCGCGCAGCCCGCGCCGCTGGGCCTGGCGCTGCCGGGGCCGGGCGCCTGGCAGGTGGGGCAGGGTGTCGCCGCCTTCTGGACCGGCCCCGGCCAATGGATGATCGAGGCCGAGGAGCGCGCCGCCGAGGATTTCGCCGCCGCGCTGGCGGCCGAGGCGCCGGGCTGCTCGGTCACCGAACAGACCGACGGCTGGACCGCGTTCGAGATCGCCTCGGATCGCGGCGCGGCCCCGATCCGGGCGCTGCTGGAAAAGCTGGTGAACATCGACGCTGCGGCCTTCGGGCCGGGCTCGGCCACGCGCACCGGCCTGCATCACATGAGCGTCTTCCTGATCCGCCGGGCCGAGGATCGGCTGGCGGTGATCGGCATGCGGTCCCTGGCCGGCGCGCTCTGGCATGCGCTCGGGGAAACCGCCGGGCGCCTGAAGGGAGAAAGGACATGAACATGGCTGCAAGGAATGGCGGCGCGATCATCGACGGCAAGGCTTTTGCGGCCGGGGTTCGGGCGCGGGTTGCCGGGCATGTGGGGCGGCTGCAGGCCGCGCACGGGGTGGTTCCGGGCCTGGCGGTGGTGCTGGTGGGCGAGGATCCGGCCAGCCAGGTCTATGTCAGGAACAAGGGCATCCAGACCCGCGAGGCCGGCATGGCGAGCTTCGAGCACAAGCTGCCGGCCGAGACCGCGCAGGAGGATCTGCTGGCGCTGATCGAACGGCTGAATGCCGATCCGGCGGTGCACGGCATCCTGGTGCAGCTGCCGCTGCCCGCGCATATGGACGCCGATGCGGTGATCAACGCCATCGATCCCGCGAAGGACGTGGACGGGTTCCACATCTCGAATGTCGGGCTGCTGGGGACCGGGCAGAAGAGCATGGTGCCCTGCACGCCCCTGGGCTGCCTGATGCTGCTCCGCGACCGGCTGGGCGATCTTTCCGGGCTGAACGCGGTGGTGGTGGGGCGCTCGAACATCGTCGGCAAGCCGATGGCGCAGCTGCTGCTGGGCGACAGCTGCACGGTGACCATCGCGCATTCGCGCACGAAGGACCTGGCCGGCCTGTGCCGGACGGCCGACATCCTGGTCGCGGCGGTGGGCCGGCCGCGGATGATCCGCGGCGACTGGATCAGGCCGGGGGCGACGGTGATCGACGTGGGCATCAACCGCATCGCGGAGGAGGGCCGCTCGCGGCTGGTCGGCGACGTGGATTTCGAGGCTGCCGCGCAGGTCGCCGGCGCCATCACCCCGGTGCCGGGGGGCGTCGGGCCGATGACCATCGCCTGCCTGCTGGCGAATACGCTGACCGCCTGCTGCCGGGCCAATGGCTGGCCCGAGCCCGAGGGCCTGACCGCCTGAGCGCGCCGCCGGACCGGGGCGCTGCCCCGGACCCCGGGATATTTGCACAAGAAAGAAATCAGGGCCTTTGCCCTTAAGCAAGACAGTGGAGAAACCGATGAACAAGTTCTGCCTGACCGTTGCCTGCGAATCCACGCGCGGCATCGTGGCCGCCATCTCGGGCTTTCTGGCCGAGAATGGCTGCAACATCACCGATTCCAGCCAGTTCGACGACCCGCAGACCGGCAAGTTCTTCATGCGCGTCAGCTTCGTCTCCGAGGAGGGCGTGGGGCTGGAGGAATTGCGCGCCGGGCTGGCCGAGCCGGCCAAGCCCTTCGGCATGGACTATGCCATCCATGACGAGGCCGAGAAGATGAAGGTGGTGATCATGGTCAGCCGCTTCGGGCATTGCCTGAACGACCTTCTGTATCGCTGGCGCATCGGGGCCTTGCCGATCGACATCGTGGCGGTGATCAGCAATCACATGGACTATCAGAAGGTGGTGGTGAACCACGACATCCCCTTCCACTGCATCAAGGTCACCAAGGAGAAAAAGCCGCAGGCCGAGGCGCAGCTGATGGCGGTGGTCGAGGATTCCGGCGCCGAGCTGGTGGTGCTGGCGCGCTACATGCAGGTGCTGTCGGATGCGCTGTGCAAGAAGATGTCGGGGCGGATCATCAACATCCACCATTCCTTCCTGCCGAGCTTCAAGGGCGCCAACCCCTACAAGCAGGCTTTCGAGCGCGGGGTGAAGCTGATCGGCGCGACCAGCCATTACGTGACCGCGGATCTCGACGAGGGCCCGATCATCGAGCAGGACATCATCCGGGTGACGCATGCGCAATCGCCCGAGGACTATGTCAGCCTCGGCCGCGACGTGGAAAGCCAGGTTCTGGCCCGCGCCATCCACGCCCATATCCACCGCCGGGTGTTCCTCAACGGCAACAAGACCGTCGTCTTCCCGGCGTCTCCGGGAAGCTATTCCAGCGAGAGAATGGGCTGACCGCTTCGTCAGGGCCCGCTTATTGCACCCTGTCCCTGACGGGCATGGGGCCTCTGCCAGCCATGCCGGCGCAGCGACTGCCAAGGTCGCCGTGCCGGCATGCGTTTCATTTTCGGATTGAGGGCTGCCCGTCGCCGAAGGGATCGGCTCGGGGATCGTGCCACCGAAGGCGGGACTCATCGGATTGATTCGCCCCTCCTGGCCCTCTCGGATTTTCCCGCCCGCGCAGATCGGGGCTTGCAGTTCTATCGGAGGTCCTTGCTCTTTGCCGGCCCGTAGGCACTGGCCATCATCTGCCCGAAAGATGGCCGCTTCTGCCGGCATTTGTGCAGAAAAATACCCAAAACATTCCTGCTAAGAAAAATAATTGCTTTTTAAGCGATATCCGGGTTGAATGGAATCAACAAGCGAGCGGATGCAAAACCGGTCCGATCAACAACAGGTGGTTCATGGGTCGACGCTCCGTCCGGAGCTTGGCCCCCGCGGATGGGCAGGCTTTCCCCCGTTCATCCGGGCATCGCCAGACGTGCCGCCGGTCAGGCGCTGCGTCTGCCGCAGGATGCCTGCCGCCGGCCGCCTGGTCGGGCCGCTTGCAGCCTCTCGCTGCCACAGATGCCATGGTCCGCCCGGGGCGGATCATGGAACGGATGCCAACGAGGAGGAATTTTCATGACAGCGACCTGGCGTTTTTCGGCTCTGGCGGATCGTCACCGGGCCCTGGGCTCGGCGCTCGAGGACTGGAGCGGGATGGGCACGGCCTGGAGCTACGACAAGGACCAGCTCGAGGAATACATGGCGATCCGCACCAAGGCCGGGGTGATGGACGTCTCGGGCCTGAAGAAGGTGCATGTGATCGGCCCCCATGCCAGCCATGTCATCGACCGCGCCACCACCCGGTCGGTCGAGAAGATCAAGCCCGGACGTTCGACCTATGCCTGCATGCTGAACGACGGCGGCAAGTTCGTCGACGACTGCGTGATCTATCGCATGGGCCCGCACAGCTTCATGGTGGTGCATGGCGCCGGCCAGGGGCACGAGCAGCTGACCATGGCGGCGCTGGGGCGCAATGTCAGCGTGATGTTCGACGACGACCTGCACGACATCTCGCTGCAGGGGCCGCTGGCGGTGGACTATCTGGAGAAGCACGTGCCGGGCATCCGGGACGTGGTCTATTTCAGCCATATCCACACCACGCTGTTCGGCAAGCCGGTGACGATCTCGCGCACCGGCTATACGGGCGAGCGCGGCTACGAGATCTTCTGCCGCCGCCAGGACGCGCCCGAGATCTGGGACACGATCGTGGCCGAGGGCGCGGCGATGGGCATCATCCCGACCCGCTTCACCACGCTGGACCTGCTGCGCGCCGAAAGCTACCTGCTGTTCTTCCCCTATGACAATTCCGAGAAATACCCGTTCGAGGACGAGCCCTGCGGCGACACGCTTTGGGAGCTGGGGCTGGATTTCACCGTCTCGCCCGGCAAGACCGGCTTCCGCGGCGCCGAGGAGCATTACCGGCTGCAGGGCAAGGAACGCTTCAAGATCTACGGCGTCAAGCTGGAGGGCACCGAGGCGGCGGTCGAGGGCGCTCCGATCATCCGGGACGGCAAGGAAGTGGGCGTGGTGACGATCGGCTTCTACAGCCCTTTGAACGGGCACAATATCGGCATTGCGCGGATGCCGGTGGATTGCGCGGTTCCGGGCACGCCGCTGACCATCCGCAATCCCGGCGGCGAGATCGCCGCCACGGCGCAGCCGATGCCCTTCCACGACCCCGAGAAGAAGCGCCGCACCGCCAAGGGCTGAACCGACCCGGGGCGCGCGGGCGGCGCCAGGACCGCCCCGCCCCCCTCCGCGACAGGGAGAACGCCGCCAATGCGAGCCACGGAATTTTCACCTTCGATCCCCAGCCGGCCGGTCTATGGCGGGCTGCGCCCGCACGGGGCGCTGGCCTCGCTGATGCTGGCCGAGGGCACGGGCGGCGAGGCGCTGGCCGCGCTGGCCCGGGCCGACCCCTCGGTCATGCGCCAGGCGCAGCTGTTCTGGATCCCGGCCGGTGCCGGTCCCGAACTGGGGTCGCGGCTGCGGGGGCTGGGGCCGGCCGGCTATGTCGAGGGGCCGAGCTGGGCGGCGCTGCGGCCGCGCTTCGCCCGGGCCCTGGCCGAGGCGCATATGGGCACCCGGCTCTATCTTGCCGGCGGCGAGGGGCTGATCGGCCAGGCCACGGCCGAGGCGCTGGCCGCCGGAATGCCGCTGGAGGCGATCGATGCCGAGCATCGCGGCGGCTTCGCCCGGCGGGTGCAATGCGTGCATTGCAAGGGCATCACCGAGAACGTCGCCACCGACCCGTTCACCTGCGCGCATTGCGGGCTGAACCTGTTCGTGCGCGACCATTACTCGCGCCGCATCGGCGCCTTCCAGGGGGTCTGCGTCGATGCCGAGACCCCGGGCCAGGTGCCCGAGCCGCAGGAGATCAAGCCATGACGTCCCTGATGCTGCGCGTGGCGGCGGCCGAGCCGCTGACGCCGCTGGTCAAGCGCTTCCGCTTCGAACACCCGCAGGGCGCGGCCCTGCCGCTGTTTTCCGGCGGCGCGCATGTGGTGGTCGAGATGCCGGACGGCGACATACTGCGCCGCAACGCCTATTCGCTGATCTCGGACCCGCAGGACGGCTCGGGCTACGAGATCGCGGTGCGGCGCGAGGATGGCGGGCGCGGCGGCTCGCGCTTCATGCATGGCCGGGTGCGGGCGGGCGACCAGCTGCGCGTCTCGCTGCCGCTGAACCTCTTCGCGCTGGACCTGCGGGCCAAGAAGCACGTGCTGATCGCCGGCGGCATCGGCATCACCCCCTTCGTCGCCCAGGTCCGCCAGCTTCTGCGCATGCAGCTGCCCTTCGAGCTGCATTACGCCGCCCGCTCGCGCGCCGAGGCGGCCGGGCTGCACCTGCTGCCGGAGGCGCCGCATATCCACGCCCATATCTCGGAGGAGGGCAACCGCATGGATCTGGGCGCGATCCTGTCGGGCCAGCCCCTGGGCACGCATGTCTATACCTGCGGCCCCGAGGGTCTGATCGGTGCGGTGGCGGAAGCGGGCGCCCGGCTGGGCTGGCCGCAGACCGCGCTGCATTCCGAGGTCTTCCAGGCGCCGCCGCCCGGCCGGCCCTTCGCGGTGGTGCTGGCGCGTTCGGGGCGGACCATCGCGGTCGGCGCGCATCAGAGCCTGCTCGAGGCGCTGGAGGCGGCCGGGGCCGAGATCGACTGGTCCTGCCGGGGCGGCGCCTGCGGGCGCTGCGAGACGCGGGTGCTGTCCTGCCACGGCCGCATCGAGCATCACGACCATTGGCTGTCCGAGGACGAGCGCTCCTCGCAGAGCCGCATCATGCCCTGCGTCTCGCGCTTCCGCGGCGAGACGCTGATCATCGACCGATAGGAGCCCGGCCATGACCATCCGGTTCAACGACGAGACCTTCCGCGACGATTACAGCTTCCGCAACTCGGCCGAAGCCATCCGGCGGTTTCCGTTCCCCTTCGACAAGGACGATTACATGTATTCCGTCAACATGGAGCCGCACGGGACGGGGGGCCGCGCCGGCAGCGTCTTCGAGAAGCGCTTCGACGTGGACGAGCATTACGTGGCCGAGATGCGCGACCGGGCGATCACCCTGGCCGGGGATCCGCTGCGCTGCCAGTCGCTGCCGCATATGGCGCTGGCGGGCTGGGACCTGCTGGAGCTGATCATGCAGTGCAAGGCCGAGGACTACCCCGAACTGTTCCGGCTGCATCGCGACGGCGACCGCTGGCACTGGATCAACCGGCCCTTGGGGATTGAGCAGCGCTTCACCTTCCTCGACCCGACGACGCTGCCCTGCGGGCCGCTGGAATACATCACCCGCCAGGCGCAGGGCGATTTCGCGCTGCTGGACCAGCGCGAGGGCAACCTGTGGATGGATGCCGGCATGGTGACCAGCCAGGCGGACTGGTCGCTGGATTTCGACATCGGCATGAACTTCTTCGAATGGCATGCGCCGGTGCCGAAGGCGGCCGAGCTGGGCATCTTCCAGCGGGCGCTGAAATTCCTGCTGGCGGTGCAGCAGGGCGCGCCGTCGCGGCGGCTGAACTGGACGATGACGGTCAATCCGCGGCTGGACACCAGCCCCGAGAACTATCACCTCTGGGGTCCCGAGAAGCGCACCATCACCCCCGAGAACGTGGGGGCCAGGCAATATCTGCGGGTGGAGCTGCAGAGCTTCTGGCGGCTGCCGCGCTCGAACGCGCTGGCCTTTCCGATCCGCTGCTACCTGATCGCGCTCGAGGATCTGGTGACGGTGCCGAAATGGGCGCGCCGGCTGCACCGGGTGATCCGCGACCTGCCCGACGAGCTGGCCGAGTACAAGGGCTTCGCCGTCAACCGCCAGATCATCACCGACTATCTCGCGCAGTTCGACGACGGGAAGCCGACATCACAGGGGATATTCGCCGACGACTAGGGCCGGGACAACCCGACCGGGCAACAGCCGCCCCCGATGCGGGGCCGAGCCGGCCGGCCATGTGGCCGCCGGAAGGGCATCGTCATGCCGCCGTTCCCCGAATGGCGGGTATTCGAGAAGCACAAGCCGCGTTCCCGCCGGCGGGAGCGGCCGGAACAGAAAAGCCGGCAGGGGAGTCTTGCAATGACATATACGACCACAACGGCGGAGACGCCGCAAGAGAACGGCCATATGGTCCGTTCGCTCAGCTGGACGGGCGCATTCTGGATCGCCGCGGGCGTGCCGCCGCTGGTGCTGTTCTCGCTGGGCGGCATCGCCGGGACGACCGGCAAGGTCGCCTTCGTCGTCTGGATCGTCTCGATGATGATGGGCTTCGTGCAGTCCTTCACCTATGCCGAGATGGCGGGCATGTTCGGCAACAAGTCCGGCGGCGCCTCGGTCTACGGCGCCATGGCTTGGCTGCGCTATGCCAAGCCGGTGGCGCCGCTGTCGATCTGGTGCAACTGGTTCGCCTGGTCGCCGGTCCTGTCGCTGGGTTGCGCCATCGCGGCGGGCTATATCCTGAACGCGCTGTTCCCGGTGCCGCTGGCCAGCTCGCAGCCGGTGCTGGACTGGGTCGCCGCCCATGCCGGCGCGATCACCGCCGACAACCCGCGCGTGGCCGAATACCTGGCCGCCCATCCCGGCCTTGGCAGCGCCGAGGCGATCCGGGCGCTGCTGACCAGCGACGCGGTGGCGGCGCTGACCCCGGCGATCCGCAGCTGGACGGCCTTCAACCTGGAAATTCCGGGCCTGTTCACGCTTTACTTCAACACCACCTTCGTCATCGGCGCGCTGCTGATGCTGATCCTGATCGCGATCCAGTATCGCGGCGTCGCCTCGACCGCGACGGCGCAGAAATGGATGGCGATCATCGTGCTGGTGCCGCTGATGCTGGTCGGGCTGGTGCCGATCTTCACCGGCTCGATCGACTATGCCAACATCACCAACATCCTGCCACCGGCGAGCGCCTATTCGGCCGAGCCGGGCAGCTGGAACCTGGGCGGCTGGACGCTGGTTCTGGGCGGGCTTTATATCGCGGCCTGGTCCACCTATGCCTTCGAGACCGCGGTCTGTTACACGCGCGAGCTGAAGGACCCCAAGCGCGACACCTTCCGCGCGATCTTCTTCACCGGCCTGCTCTGCATGGCGTTCTTCTGCCTGATTCCGTTCTCGTTTCAGGGGGTTCTGGGCATCGAGGGGATGCTGGCGCCCGAGATCGTCGACGGCACCGGCATCGCCCAGGCCCTGGGCGGCATGATCGGCGCCGGGCCGGTGGTGGCGCAGCTGTTCACCGTCCTGATGCTGCTGGCGCTGTTCATGGCGATCATGACGGCCTGCGCCGGCTCGGCCCGGACGCTCTACCAGGGGTCGCGCGACGGCTTGCTGCCGAAATATCTGGGCCATGTGAACGAGCAGGGCGCCCCGGTCAACGCGATGTGGACGAATTTCGTGGTGAACCTGTTCCTGCTGGCGCTGGCCTCGGATGCAAACGGCTATTTCTACGTGCTGGCCATCTCGAACGTGGGCTATCTGACCTTCAACTTCCTGAACCTCAATGCCGGCTGGATCCACCGCATCGACTCGCCGCATCTGGAGCGGCCCTGGCGCGCGCCGACCTGGCTGATCGGGCTGAACACCCTGCTGGCTTTCGTCAACGCGCTGTTCCTGGGCGCGGGCGCCAAGGTCTGGGGCTATTCCAACGCGCTGGTCTCGGGCGCGATCTTCGCGGCGCTGATCGTGCCGATCTTCCTGTGGCGCCACTATGTCACCGACAAGGGTCGCTTCCCGGCCGAGGCGCTGGAGGATCTGGGCCTGGCCAATGATGCGACCAGCTTCGGCCCGAGGCGCGCGGGCATCCTGCCCTATCTGGCGCTGGCGGGGGGGCTGGCCGTGGTCGTGGTGGCGAATATGGTCTTCCAGCTGCCGGGCTGAAGCCGGATCCCTGAAACGCGACGGCCGCCCCAAGGGACGGCCGTTTGCGTTTGCGTTGCGGGCGGATGGGTCAGGCCAGCAGCAGCACCTGGACATCGGCGACATTCGTGCCGGTCGCGCCGGTCAGCAGCAGATCGCCCGCCGCCTTCAGCGCCGCGTGGCTGTCGTTGTTGGCCAGCAGCGCCGTGCCGTCGCGGCCGGCGGCGCGGATGCGGTCGGCGGTGCTGGCGTCCACGATGCCGCCCGCCGCATCGGTCGGGCCGTCGCGGCCGTCGGTGCCGCCGCTGAGAAAGACCCAGTGCCCCGGCCAGTCCCCGCCCATCAGGGCGATGCGCAGCGCCAGTTCCTGGTTGCGCCCGCCCTTGCCGGTGCCGCGCAGCGTGACGGTGGTCTCGCCGCCGAAGATCAGCGCCTCGGGCCGGTCGCGTCGGCTGCCGGCCGCCTCGGCGATGCGGGCGGCGGCCTCGGCCACGTCGCCGGTCAGCCGGTCACTGACGATCCGGCCCGCCCAGCCCTCGGGCACGGCGGCAAGCATGGCGGCAAGCGAGATCTCATTGCTGCCGATCAGGTGGTTCTCGGCCTCGGGCAGCGGGGCAGGGGATGCGCCGGTTTCCAGCAACTCGCGCATCTTCGGCGGTAGCTTCTCCAGCAGCCCCCGCCCGGCCAGCAGCTCCAGCGCCTCGCGCGGGCTGCCGAGCGGCGCCACGGTCGGGCCGCTGGCGATGGCGCCCAGCTCGTTGCCGATGACGTCGGACAGGATCAGTGCCGTCACCGGGGCGGGGGCGGCATGGCGCAGGAGGCCGCCGCCCTTCAGGTCGGAAAGCTGCTGGCGGATCAGGTTGACCTGGCCGATCTCCAGCCCGCTGGCCAAGAGCAGCCGGTTCACCTGCTGCTTGTCGGCCAGGGTCAGCGGCGGCCGCGGCGCCGGAACCAGCGCCGAGCCGCCGCCCGAGATCAGCGCGATCACCCGGTCCTGCGGCCCCGCCCGGTGCAGCAGCGCGATGATCTCCTGCCCGGCAGCCAGCCCGGCCTCGTCGGGTTCGGGATGGCCGGCGGTCAGGACACGGGCGCCGGGAATGTCCCGGCCATTGCCGTCATGCGTCACCGCCAGCGCCGTCATCGGGCCGGGGACATGGGCCATCGCCTCGGCCAGCATGGCGGGCGCGGCCTTGCCGATGGCGATCAGGATGGTCTGCCCCCCCGCCGCGGGTGCGGCAGGGGGGTGGTCGTGGAAATGCCGGCGCACGGCGAGGGCAGGATCGGCCGCGCGCACGGCGGCGTCATAGAGCTTCCGCGCCAGGGCCCGCATATCGGCGATCCTTGCCGTCATGCCGCGATCTGGCGGGCTTTCTGGACCAGCACCTCGGCCTGGCGGATCGAGGCATAGTCGATCAGCCGGCCGTCCAGCGAGACGGCGCCCTTGCCCTCGGCCTCGGCCTTGGCCATGGCGTCGAGGATCTTCTGCGCGCGCTCGACCTCGGCGGCCGAGGGGCTCATCACCTCGTTGGCCAGCGCGATCTGGCTGGGATGGATGGCCCATTTCCCCTCGCAGCCCAGCACCGTGGCGCGATAGGCGGCGGCCTTGTAGCCCTCGGGGTCCGAGAAATCGCCGAAGGGCCCGTCGATCGGCCGCAAGCCGTTGGCGCGCGCCGCGACGACCATGCGCGACAGCGCATAATGCCACATGTCGCCCCAATGGACGTGGCGGCCGCCTTCGGCATCGGCATCGGTCAGCACCGAATAATGCTCGTTCACGCCGCCGATCACGGTGGTGCGGGCGCGGGTCGAGGCGGCATAGTCGGCGACGCCGAAATGCAGGCTTTCATTACGCTTGGACGCCGCGGCGATCTCGTTGATGTTCTGCATTCCCAGCGCGGTCTCGATGATATGCTCGAAACCGATGCGCTTCTTCAGGCCCTTCGCGTCCTCGATCTGCGTGACCAGCATGTCGACGGCATAGACGTCGGCGGCGGTGCCGACCTTGGGGATCATGATCAGGTCCAGCCGCTCGCCGGCCTGTTCGACCACGTCCACGACGTCGCGATACATGTAATGCGTGTCGAGCCCGTTGATTCGGATCGACATGGTCTTCTTGCCCCAGTCGATCTCGTTCAGGGCCTTGATGATGTTCTTGCGGGCCTGCGGCTTCTCGTCCGGCGCGACCGCGTCCTCGAGGTCGAGGAAGATCACGTCGACGTCGGAATCCGCCGCTTTTTGAAACATTTGCGGCTGGCTGCCGGGCACGGCCAGCTCGCTGCGGTTCAGGCGGGCGGGGGCTTGTTCGATGGGGTGGAAGCTCATGGCGGAACGCTCCTGCGACATGTGGGGGAATGCGACAAGAGAAGGCAGATTGGTATTTCCAGTCAAGAAATAAAATTTCTCATCGGTTCCGATCTGCCACAGATTCAGTCGCTCCCCCTGCCGGGCGGGGGGCCGTGGCGGCTGGAATAATAGAAGGCGATGGCCTGGGCGCGGCTGCGCACCGAGAGCTTTTCGTAGAGGTTCGAGAGGTGGAACTTGACCGTGTTGCCCGAGATGCCCAGCTCGCGCGACAGCTCGCGATTGGTCAGGCCCTTGGACAGCGCCTCAAGCATGTCCATCTCGCGCGGGGACAGCGATTGCAGCGGATTTCGTTGCAGCGCGCGCACGTCCAGATAGGGAAAGACCATCTTGCCCGCGGCCACGGCCATGCAGGTGTCCAGCAGCGTCTCGGCCGGGTCGCTGCGGGCGACGAAACCGGCGGCGCCCGCCCCCAGCGCGCCCAGATGCGCCTCGCTGGCCTGGTCGCCATAGACCACGATGCGCGGCGCCCCCTCCTGCTCGCGCAGCTGTTCCAGCAGCTTGGCGCCGCCCATGGCGGGCAGGCTCCAGTCGATGATTCCGACCTGGGCGGGGATCCGCATCACGGTGGCCAGGAATCCCTCGGCCGTGGCCGAGGTGGCCAGCAGCGAAAACCGCGTGTCGCGCTGAAAAACCTCGGACATGGCGGACAGCACCAGCGGATTGCTGTCGCCCAGCATGATCGTAACCGCCTTTTCCACGCTGCTGACGGTGCGCATCAGCCAGCCCCACGCGTGTAAAAGGCGGAAAAGCCTGGGAAATTTTTCGGCATCTTGTCCTCCCACTCCTTTGGGTAGGTAGATGACCACCCAAAGGGATACCGAAAAGCAGCATAATCTTACGTTGCGGCATCTGTCGAGAGGAGTTTTCTTACAGTTA
It includes:
- a CDS encoding CoA ester lyase — its product is MSFHPIEQAPARLNRSELAVPGSQPQMFQKAADSDVDVIFLDLEDAVAPDEKPQARKNIIKALNEIDWGKKTMSIRINGLDTHYMYRDVVDVVEQAGERLDLIMIPKVGTAADVYAVDMLVTQIEDAKGLKKRIGFEHIIETALGMQNINEIAAASKRNESLHFGVADYAASTRARTTVIGGVNEHYSVLTDADAEGGRHVHWGDMWHYALSRMVVAARANGLRPIDGPFGDFSDPEGYKAAAYRATVLGCEGKWAIHPSQIALANEVMSPSAAEVERAQKILDAMAKAEAEGKGAVSLDGRLIDYASIRQAEVLVQKARQIAA
- a CDS encoding response regulator transcription factor, translating into MRTVSSVEKAVTIMLGDSNPLVLSAMSEVFQRDTRFSLLATSATAEGFLATVMRIPAQVGIIDWSLPAMGGAKLLEQLREQEGAPRIVVYGDQASEAHLGALGAGAAGFVARSDPAETLLDTCMAVAAGKMVFPYLDVRALQRNPLQSLSPREMDMLEALSKGLTNRELSRELGISGNTVKFHLSNLYEKLSVRSRAQAIAFYYSSRHGPPPGRGSD